In one window of Juglans regia cultivar Chandler chromosome 3, Walnut 2.0, whole genome shotgun sequence DNA:
- the LOC108989292 gene encoding G-type lectin S-receptor-like serine/threonine-protein kinase At1g11410, translating into MVLWQSFDYPTNTLVPNMKVGLDRRTGLNRVLTSWKSKDDPGTGNWLYKIDSNGAPQFFLYKGKVPWGRNGHWSGDGWGGVQGLQRSTIINISFVDNENEITAIYHVFDPTQLSAIVLNESGLLDWLCIGRETVNGFCLNRLYLQTCVTHTKSVVLVGNARSLVMGSSFGAKGLQTRK; encoded by the coding sequence ATGGTACTGTGGCAAAGCTTTGACTATCCAACGAATACCCTGGTTCCAAACATGAAAGTTGGGTTGGACCGAAGAACTGGCCTGAACCGGGTCCTAACATCTTGGAAGTCGAAAGACGACCCTGGAACTGGAAACTGGTTGTATAAGATAGACAGCAATGGCGCCCCTCAGTTCTTCTTGTACAAGGGTAAGGTTCCATGGGGGCGTAATGGTCATTGGAGTGGCGATGGATGGGGTGGAGTCCAGGGATTGCAGCGTAGTACCATCATCAATATCAGTTTTGTGGACAACGAGAATGAGATTACCGCTATATATCATGTCTTCGACCCAACACAGTTGTCAGCAATAGTGCTAAATGAGTCTGGTCTCCTTGACTGGTTATGTATAGGGAGGGAGACCGTCAATGGTTTCTGCTTAAACCGTCTTTACCTTCAGACCTGTGTGACACATACAAAAAGTGTGGTGCTTGTGGGAAATGCAAGATCGTTGGTGATGGGTTCAAGTTTTGGTGCAAAAGGGTTGCAAACTagaaaatag